From the genome of Streptomyces sp. SID8374:
GCGAACTTGCCCAGCGCGTAGGCCTTCTCGTTGGTCAGCCCGCCGCCCCCGAACACGCCCACGGCGTCGGGGCCGTACCTCTCGCGCACCCGCTCCAGGCGCGAGACGACCAGGTCCAAGGCGTCGTCCCAGCCCGCCGGGGCGAGTGCGCCGCCCGGCCCGCGTACCAGAGGGGTCCGCAACCGGTCGGGAGCGGTGAGCACGGCGGGGGCCGTCCAGCCCTTCTGGCACAGCCCGTCCCGGTTCACCGGGAAGTCGGGCGACGGCTCCACCTCGACGGCCCGGCCGCTACGGCGCAGCAGGGTGCCGCACTGGAGCGCGCAGTACGCGCAGTGGGTACGGACGGCGGCCTCGGGTGCCACAGCTCGCTGATCGGGGGCCCGGTCAGCGGACATGCGAGGTCCGGGGACGGGCCGGGCGGGGAGCGGAGGCCTGGGCGCGCTCACGGCCCAGGTAGACCCGCAGCAGGATCAGCACGCACAGGGCGTAGAAGCCGAGGAAGCAGAGGAAGGCGGTCTCGCCGCTGCCTCCGTCCTGGTACGAGGCCCGGAAGGCGAGGTTCACGGCGACACCGCCGAGCGCGCCGACGGCCCCGGCGATCCCGATGACCGCCCCCGAGACCCGCCGCGCCCGGGCGAAGGCCCGCGGGGCGTCGGCCCCGGAGGTGATGGCCTCCTCCGCCTCCCGGGCGAACACGGCCGGGATCATCTTGTACGTCGACCCGTTGCCGAAGCCGCTGAGGACGAACAGCACGGTGAACCCGGCGACGAACAGGGCGAACGACCCGGCCCGGGACGCGATCAGCAGCACACAGGTGCCCGCACCCAGCCCCACGAAGGTCCACACACTGACGCGGGCTCCACCCCACCGGTCGGCCACCTTCCCGCCGAACGGCCGGGCGAGGGACCCGAGCAGAGGGCCGAGAAAGGTGACGGATGCGGCCTCCAGCGGGGTGGACCCGAACTCGCTCTGCAGAACGAGGCCGAAGGCGAAGCCGTAACCGATGAACGAACCGAACGTGCCGATGTAGAGGACGGATATCCACCAGGTGTGACGGCTGCCGGCGGCCTCGCGCAGAGCACCCGGCTCCGCGCGTACCGCCTCGACGTTGTCCATCCTCAGCGCCGACAGCACGGACACGACCACGATCAGCGGCAGGTAGAGGGCGATCACGTACGACGGGTGGGTGTTCCCGGCCGTGGCGATGACCAGCAGACCCAGGATCTGGATCACGGCCACGCCCAGATTGCCGCCGCCCGCGTTCACTCCCAGGGCCCAGCCCTGATGCCGCTGCGGGTAGAAGATGGTGATGTTGGTCATCGAGGAGGCGAAGTTGGCGCCTCCCACACCCGCCGTGGCACCGATCAGCAGGAACACCCACAGGGGCGTCCCGGGGCGCTGGACGAAGACGAACGCGAGGACCGTCGGCACCAGGAGCACGGCGGAGGCGAACACCGTCCAGTTGCGGCCGCCGAAGCGGGTCACGGCGTAGCTGTACGGCAGCCGCAGCACCGCGCCGACCAGGGTGGGGACGACCACCAGCAGGAACTTCTCGTCCGGGGCGAAGTCCAGGCCGATCTCGGGCGACATGAACAGGACGAGCACCGACCACAGGCTCCACACGGAGAACCCGATGTGTTCGGAGAGGACGGACAGCACCAGGTTGCGGCGGGCGATCCTCCTGCCGGTGCGCGCCCAGAATTCCTCGTTCTCCGGGTCCCAGTCCTGGATCCACCGTCCGGAAGCGGACCGTCGGCTCTTCATGTCTGCGGGTCTCCCGGGTCGGAGGGGCGTGCCCCGGTCAGCCGTGGAGAAGGAGGAGGGGCACCGCACTCGACGATGGTGTTCGCCATGCCGGGGATCCTGCCGATCACGGTGCGCAGGGGTCAACGAGCTCCCCGCTGATCCGTCAAGTTCCGGAGGCCGGACGGGACAGCAGGGACGGGGCGGAACCGCCCGACCGCGCGGTTCCGCCCCGTCCCCTCCGGTGTAGGAAGCCCTAGAAGAAGCCCAGCTTCTGCGCCGAGTACGACACCAGGAGGTTCTTCGTCTGCTGGTAGTGCTCCAGCATCATCTTGTGGTTCTCCCGGCCGATGCCCGACTCCTTGTAGCCGCCGAACGCCGCGTGGGCCGGATAGGCGTGGTAGCAGTTCGTCCAGACCCGGCCCGCCTTGATGGCGCGCCCTGCCCGGTAGGCCGTGTTGGTGTCGCGGGTCCACACGCCCGCTCCGAGGCCGTACAGCGTGTCGTTGGCCGTCGTGATGGCGTCGTCGAAGTCGGTGAAGGAGGCCACCGCCACGACCGGGCCGAAGATCTCCTCCTGGAAGATCCGCATCCGGTTGTCGCCCTCGAAGACCGTCGGCTGGACGTAGTAGCCGCCCGCCAGTTCGCCGCCGTGCTCCACGCGCTGACCGCCCGTGAGGATCTTCGCGCCCTCCTGCTGGCCGATCTCCAGGTAGGAGAGGATCTTCTGGAGCTGGGAGTCGGACGCCTGCGCGCCGATCATCGTGTCGGTGTCCAGGGGGTGGCCCGGCACGATCTTCTCCGTACGGGCGATCCCGGCCTCCAGGAACGCCCCGTAGTGCCCCCGCTGGATCAGGGCGCGCGACGGACACGTACACACCTCGCCCTGGTTGAGGGCGAACATCGTGAACCCTTCGAGGGCCTTGTCGAGGAAGTCGTCGTCACTGCGGGAGACGTCGTCGAAGAAGATGTTCGGCGACTTGCCGCCCAGCTCCAGCGTCACCGGCTTGAGGTTCTCGGAGGCGTACTGCATGATCAGCCGCCCCGTCGTGGTCTCGCCGGTGAACGCGATCTTCGCGACGCGCGGGCTGGAGGCCAGTGGCTTTCCGGCCTCCTCGCCGAAGCCGTTGACGATGTTGACGATCCCCGGCGGCAGCAGATCGGCCACCAGGCTCATCCAGAAGTGGATCGACACCGGGGTCTGCTCGGCCGGCTTCAGGACCACCGCGTTGCCCGCCGCCAGAGCGGGGGCGAGCTTCCAGGTGGCCATCAGGATCGGGAAGTTCCACGGGATGATCTGGCCGACCACGCCCAGCGGCTCATGGAAGTGGTACGCGACGGTGTCCTCGTCCAGCTCGCTGAGCGAGCCCTCCTGGGCGCGCAGGACCCCCGCGAAGTAGCGGAAGTGGTCGATGGCCAGCGGGATGTCGGCGGCCAGCGTCTCGCGCACCGGCTTTCCGTTCTCCCAGCTCTCGGCGACCGCCAGCTCCTCCAGATGCGCTTCCATCCGGTCCGCGATCCGGTTCAGGACGGCGGCCCGGTCACCGGCCGGGGTCGCGCCCCACGCGGGCGCGGCCGCGTGTGCCGCGTCCAGGGCGAGTTCGACGTCCTCGGAGGTGCCGCGGGCGACCTCGGTGAAGGGGCGGCCGTTGACGGGGCTCGGGTTCTCGAAGTACCCGCCCCGGACCGGCGGGACGTACGCGCCGCCGATCCAGTGGTCGTAGCGGGACGCGTACGTGACGATCGCGCCCTCGGTGCCTGGTGCGGCGTAACGGGTCATCTCTGTGGCCTCCCGGATCCGGTGCCGCCCGCCGTTGGACGGCCCTCGGCGCGAGGCTAGGAGCACGGACGTTGCAACGCCGTTGCGGTGTGGGCGTCGCTCGGATACGCGGTGGGGGCGGGGGGCCTCGGTGGGTGCGGCGTCGCTCGGGTGCGTGGTTAGGGTGCGGGACTTCGGCGGGGCGTCGCCCGGATACGCCCTTGCGGTACGGGACTTCTGCGAGGGTCGCCCGGATACGCCCTTGCGATAAGGGCCGGGCGCGCCGCTGCCGGGTTCAGCCGCCCCTGTCCGGCGCCCGGCCCCTGCCTCAACCGTCCCTGTCCGGCGCCGAGCCCCCTCAGCCGCCCTGTTCCGCGTCCAGCCTCCGCACCCTCGCCAGCAGCGCCGCCCGCTGCCCCGCCGGTGCCGCGCCCGCCAGCGCCTGCCACACCGCCAGGTCGTCCTCGCCCCACGGGCTGTACGCCCAGTCGGCCAGCAGCCCGGGGTCACCCCGGGCGATCAGCGCCGCCCGCAACTCGTCCGCGATGCGGTGGCGCAGCCGTACGACGGCGGGGGCGCGCGACCCCGGCAGCAGCGGGCCCGCGTACGCGTCCAGCGCAGCCGCCACCGCCCCGGAGCCCAGCCGCCGCGTCACCGTGTCGAAGTCGGCGTCCACGGGCAGGGCGAGCCGGTACGGGCGCGAATGCAGGAGGTCGGGGCCCAGCAGCCGCCTGAGCCGGGAGAGTTCGGCCCGCAGCGTCACCGGGGGCACCGACTCGTCCTCGTACAACTCGATCAGCAGCTCGTCCCCGCTCAGTCCCTCCGGGCGGCGGGCCAGGGCGACGAGGATCTCGCTGTGCCGCCTGCTGAGCCGGATCCTGCGGCCGCCCGCGCGCAGCACCGCCTCGTCCCGGCCCAGCGCGCTCAGCCGCACCGACCCACCGTCCGCCGCCGGTGCCAGCAGCGCGAGGTGGGACTCGGCGGCCCGCGCCACCGCCTGGACGAAGGCCAGACTGTGCGGGTGCGCCAGCCGGTCGCCGCCCGTGATGTCCACCGCCCCCAGCACCCGGCCGGTGTGGGGGTCGTGCAGCGGGGCCGCCGCGCACGTCCACTGCTGGACCGGGCGCAGGAAGTGCTCGGCCGCGAAGACCTGCACCGGCCGGCCGACCGCGATGGCCGTGCCCGGCGCGTTGGTCCCGGCTACGCTCTCCGCCCAGCGCGCGCCCTCCACGAAGTTCATCGCCCCCGCCCGGCGGCGGGCCGTGGCATGGCCCTCCACCCACAGCAGCCTGCCGTGGGCGTCGCAGACGGCCAGCAGATGCTCCCCGTCCGTGGCGTAGGCGCCCATGAGTTCACGGATCACGGGCATCGCCCGGGCCAGCGGATGCGCCTCGCGGTACGGCCCCAGCTCGTCCGCCCCGAACTCCACCACGGGCGCGCCGTCCGGGCTGACCTGGGCCCGGGCCGAGCGGAGCCACGACTCGCCGACCACCGTACGTACCGGCCGCTCCAGCCGCCCCGCCGACGTGAACGCCTCGTGCGCGCGGCGCAGCGCCCCGACCTGTTCACCGGGGTCCGTATCAGCGGCCAGGGCCACCCAGGGGTCCGTCAACTCACCCTCCCTCCGGGGCCGTCCTGCCTCCCATCGTCGTCGCCACAGGTCGCCGCGACAACCTGGCTGCGGTGGGTAATCGGCGCGGGGTCAGGGGAGGTCGACGAGCCGCAGATAGCGCTCCCAGTCCCAGAGGACACCGGGGTCGGTGTGGTCGCTGCCGGGCACCTCGTGGTGGCCGATGATGTGCGCGCGGTCCTTGGGGATGCCGTGCCGCGCGCAGATGTCCGCGGTGAGGAGCGCCGAACGCCGGTACATCGCGTCGGTGAAGAACTCCGGACGGTCCACCCACCCCTCGTGCTCTATGCCGATGCTGCGGGTGTTGACCTCCCAGTTGCCCGCGTGCCAGGCGATGTCCTCTTCCCTGACGCACTGGGCGACATGGCCGTCACCGGAGCGCACCACGTAGTGGGCGGAGACCTGCTTGGCCGGATCGCCGAAGATGCCGATCGTCGGGGTGAACAGCTGCTGCGCGACGTGGATGACGACACGGTCGATCCGGCGCTCGGACGGGTGCGAGGGGACGGTGTAGTTCGCCGTGTGGGCGGGCGCCCAGAGAGCCGTCGGGTAGTCCGCGACGGCGGGCGGGGGAGCGACGGCCCGTGCCGACGCCGGGGCCAGCGCCGCCGCCACGGTGACGGCGGCCCCCTGAAGGAGCCTTCTGCGGTGCATCGCACTCCTGAGGAGGCCGGGGTCGCTCTATAAGCGGACGCGTGAGGGAAAGAGGAGGCCGGAGCCGTCTTCCGACGATGACGTACGGAAGAGGGCCCCGGTTCCCCCACACGTGCCGACGGACTTCCGCGCCTGCCCACGGCTCCGGCCCGCGACGGACCTCAGGCCTCGCCCACGGACCGGCCCGCGACGGACTTCCGCGCCTGCCCACGGCCCCGGCCCGGGACGGACCTCAGGCCTCGACCACGGCCCCGGCGAGCGCCCCCGCCAGCGCACCCGCAGGGTCGTCGTCCGCCGGCCCCGCGGGCACCCAGCGGCCACGCTCCTTGCGGTAGGGCCACCACCGGCCGTCGCGGTCATAGCGGA
Proteins encoded in this window:
- a CDS encoding aldehyde dehydrogenase family protein — its product is MTRYAAPGTEGAIVTYASRYDHWIGGAYVPPVRGGYFENPSPVNGRPFTEVARGTSEDVELALDAAHAAAPAWGATPAGDRAAVLNRIADRMEAHLEELAVAESWENGKPVRETLAADIPLAIDHFRYFAGVLRAQEGSLSELDEDTVAYHFHEPLGVVGQIIPWNFPILMATWKLAPALAAGNAVVLKPAEQTPVSIHFWMSLVADLLPPGIVNIVNGFGEEAGKPLASSPRVAKIAFTGETTTGRLIMQYASENLKPVTLELGGKSPNIFFDDVSRSDDDFLDKALEGFTMFALNQGEVCTCPSRALIQRGHYGAFLEAGIARTEKIVPGHPLDTDTMIGAQASDSQLQKILSYLEIGQQEGAKILTGGQRVEHGGELAGGYYVQPTVFEGDNRMRIFQEEIFGPVVAVASFTDFDDAITTANDTLYGLGAGVWTRDTNTAYRAGRAIKAGRVWTNCYHAYPAHAAFGGYKESGIGRENHKMMLEHYQQTKNLLVSYSAQKLGFF
- a CDS encoding GAF domain-containing protein, whose protein sequence is MTDPWVALAADTDPGEQVGALRRAHEAFTSAGRLERPVRTVVGESWLRSARAQVSPDGAPVVEFGADELGPYREAHPLARAMPVIRELMGAYATDGEHLLAVCDAHGRLLWVEGHATARRRAGAMNFVEGARWAESVAGTNAPGTAIAVGRPVQVFAAEHFLRPVQQWTCAAAPLHDPHTGRVLGAVDITGGDRLAHPHSLAFVQAVARAAESHLALLAPAADGGSVRLSALGRDEAVLRAGGRRIRLSRRHSEILVALARRPEGLSGDELLIELYEDESVPPVTLRAELSRLRRLLGPDLLHSRPYRLALPVDADFDTVTRRLGSGAVAAALDAYAGPLLPGSRAPAVVRLRHRIADELRAALIARGDPGLLADWAYSPWGEDDLAVWQALAGAAPAGQRAALLARVRRLDAEQGG
- a CDS encoding N-acetylmuramoyl-L-alanine amidase, yielding MHRRRLLQGAAVTVAAALAPASARAVAPPPAVADYPTALWAPAHTANYTVPSHPSERRIDRVVIHVAQQLFTPTIGIFGDPAKQVSAHYVVRSGDGHVAQCVREEDIAWHAGNWEVNTRSIGIEHEGWVDRPEFFTDAMYRRSALLTADICARHGIPKDRAHIIGHHEVPGSDHTDPGVLWDWERYLRLVDLP
- a CDS encoding nitrate/nitrite transporter, producing MKSRRSASGRWIQDWDPENEEFWARTGRRIARRNLVLSVLSEHIGFSVWSLWSVLVLFMSPEIGLDFAPDEKFLLVVVPTLVGAVLRLPYSYAVTRFGGRNWTVFASAVLLVPTVLAFVFVQRPGTPLWVFLLIGATAGVGGANFASSMTNITIFYPQRHQGWALGVNAGGGNLGVAVIQILGLLVIATAGNTHPSYVIALYLPLIVVVSVLSALRMDNVEAVRAEPGALREAAGSRHTWWISVLYIGTFGSFIGYGFAFGLVLQSEFGSTPLEAASVTFLGPLLGSLARPFGGKVADRWGGARVSVWTFVGLGAGTCVLLIASRAGSFALFVAGFTVLFVLSGFGNGSTYKMIPAVFAREAEEAITSGADAPRAFARARRVSGAVIGIAGAVGALGGVAVNLAFRASYQDGGSGETAFLCFLGFYALCVLILLRVYLGRERAQASAPRPARPRTSHVR